Proteins encoded in a region of the Triticum dicoccoides isolate Atlit2015 ecotype Zavitan chromosome 3A, WEW_v2.0, whole genome shotgun sequence genome:
- the LOC119267685 gene encoding transcription factor bHLH68-like isoform X2 has translation MVGGGEFKGTMVQQMVCGGTSNANNIMSGLMPCAEEEQEESTNMPLMSSSPSMACSHDHQLLYHSSGQVPDVRDSAATSPASFQGGQEESQMPESWSQMLLGGLVGDHESDLLSKGLEEGPMAARAGAPAYSFYGHGGGEEIQPSGPNSRLSQMLLAFSPRSCITSNLDGGLLDFSNGAAPAPAPELWNQQSDNSSESNSTATGSAPKKARVQPASSTGQSILKVRKEKLGDKITALHQIVSPFGKTDTASVLQETIGYIGFLLGQIEALSYPYLGHGTGASVRHQALNHGDHINSSAEAARPQQDAQDVEGKKSDLRSRGMCLVPVSCITSRLGADNTSDFWQPAPPLSGIILR, from the exons ATGGTAGGTGGAGGAGAATTCAAGGGCACCATGGTGCAACAGATGGTGTGTGGTGGCACAAGCAACGCCAACAATATCATGAGTGGGCTGATGCCTTGTGCCGAGGAGGAGCAAGAGGAATCCACCAACATGCCTCTCATGTCTTCTTCTCCTTCTATGGCTTGCTCCCATGATCATCAGCTCCTTTACCACTCGTCAGGTCAAGTTCCTGATGTTCGTGACAGCGCTGCAACTTCCCCTGCAAGTTTTCAAGGTGGACAGGAGGAGAGCCAGATGCCAGAATCATGGAGCCAGATGCTTTT AGGAGGATTAGTTGGAGACCATGAGTCAGATCTACTGTCAAAAGGATTAGAGGAGGGTCCTATGGCGGCTCGGGCTGGAGCCCCAGCTTACAGTTTCTATGGCCATGGCGGTGGTGAGGAGATCCAGCCGTCGGGGCCCAACTCTCGGCTGAGCCAGATGCTCTTGGCTTTCTCTCCAAGGTCATGCATCACCTCGAACCTCGACGGCGGCTTGCTGGACTTCTCCAACGGCGCGGCGCCAGCGCCCGCACCGGAGCTGTGGAATCAACAATCGGATAACTCGTCTGAG AGTAACAGCACTGCAACTGGATCAGCTCCCAAGAAGGCTAGGGTTCAACCCGCCTCTTCAACTGGACAGTCTATTCTGAAG GTAAGGAAGGAGAAGCTCGGGGATAAAATAACAGCACTTCACCAAATAGTTTCCCCATTTGGCAAG ACCGACACTGCGTCCGTGCTGCAAGAGACTATTGGCTATATCGGATTCCTCCTGGGTCAAATAGAG GCGCTCAGCTACCCATACTTGGGACATGGCACTGGTGCCTCCGTACGTCACCAAGCT CTGAACCATGGCGATCACATAAATTCCTCGGCAGAAGCAGCCCGTCCCCAACAG GATGCACAAGATGTCGAGGGCAAGAAGTCGGATCTGAGGAGCAGAGGGATGTGCCTGGTGCCGGTGTCGTGCATTACCTCGCGTCTGGGCGCCGACAACACCTCCGACTTCTGGCAGCCGGCGCCGCCGCTCAGCGGTATCATCCTGCGATAG
- the LOC119267685 gene encoding transcription factor bHLH68-like isoform X1 has product MVGGGEFKGTMVQQMVCGGTSNANNIMSGLMPCAEEEQEESTNMPLMSSSPSMACSHDHQLLYHSSGQVPDVRDSAATSPASFQGGQEESQMPESWSQMLLGGLVGDHESDLLSKGLEEGPMAARAGAPAYSFYGHGGGEEIQPSGPNSRLSQMLLAFSPRSCITSNLDGGLLDFSNGAAPAPAPELWNQQSDNSSESNSTATGSAPKKARVQPASSTGQSILKVRKEKLGDKITALHQIVSPFGKTDTASVLQETIGYIGFLLGQIEALSYPYLGHGTGASVRHQAQLNHGDHINSSAEAARPQQDAQDVEGKKSDLRSRGMCLVPVSCITSRLGADNTSDFWQPAPPLSGIILR; this is encoded by the exons ATGGTAGGTGGAGGAGAATTCAAGGGCACCATGGTGCAACAGATGGTGTGTGGTGGCACAAGCAACGCCAACAATATCATGAGTGGGCTGATGCCTTGTGCCGAGGAGGAGCAAGAGGAATCCACCAACATGCCTCTCATGTCTTCTTCTCCTTCTATGGCTTGCTCCCATGATCATCAGCTCCTTTACCACTCGTCAGGTCAAGTTCCTGATGTTCGTGACAGCGCTGCAACTTCCCCTGCAAGTTTTCAAGGTGGACAGGAGGAGAGCCAGATGCCAGAATCATGGAGCCAGATGCTTTT AGGAGGATTAGTTGGAGACCATGAGTCAGATCTACTGTCAAAAGGATTAGAGGAGGGTCCTATGGCGGCTCGGGCTGGAGCCCCAGCTTACAGTTTCTATGGCCATGGCGGTGGTGAGGAGATCCAGCCGTCGGGGCCCAACTCTCGGCTGAGCCAGATGCTCTTGGCTTTCTCTCCAAGGTCATGCATCACCTCGAACCTCGACGGCGGCTTGCTGGACTTCTCCAACGGCGCGGCGCCAGCGCCCGCACCGGAGCTGTGGAATCAACAATCGGATAACTCGTCTGAG AGTAACAGCACTGCAACTGGATCAGCTCCCAAGAAGGCTAGGGTTCAACCCGCCTCTTCAACTGGACAGTCTATTCTGAAG GTAAGGAAGGAGAAGCTCGGGGATAAAATAACAGCACTTCACCAAATAGTTTCCCCATTTGGCAAG ACCGACACTGCGTCCGTGCTGCAAGAGACTATTGGCTATATCGGATTCCTCCTGGGTCAAATAGAG GCGCTCAGCTACCCATACTTGGGACATGGCACTGGTGCCTCCGTACGTCACCAAGCT CAGCTGAACCATGGCGATCACATAAATTCCTCGGCAGAAGCAGCCCGTCCCCAACAG GATGCACAAGATGTCGAGGGCAAGAAGTCGGATCTGAGGAGCAGAGGGATGTGCCTGGTGCCGGTGTCGTGCATTACCTCGCGTCTGGGCGCCGACAACACCTCCGACTTCTGGCAGCCGGCGCCGCCGCTCAGCGGTATCATCCTGCGATAG